In Planctomycetaceae bacterium, a single genomic region encodes these proteins:
- a CDS encoding BatA domain-containing protein, whose translation MTLINAPLIFGLVLAGIPVVLHLIMRARPKKLEFPALRLLKARQTSNSRRMRLRHLLLLLLRIVVIAVAVLALTRPSLPPARYGLRPWEWAALAVVIGGSVGFYYWRSGQLASTSAASHVVRDQRGRLRTYSVLGGLLAALLLVGVPWGFRVQAEMTSPREDTAEDIPVAAVFLFDVSESMSYRHENLTRLEHAQQTAAAQLSVLPTGSLAAIVSNAGDDEVVFQADLAGTQSRIESLETRSVTGSLNSMIKRAIEAHVDDRRRVQQDLGSTAGGSDLFSREIYVLTDLSVTAWQQPDESGLRDLLVQHDWLQIYLVDVSVEQPVNVSLSSLRLSEESTVVGRDVFASVTVSATPFAAREAIVEAFTINSEGREIPIGAPSIVNFTGTPPQVTFRVPASADGSFQQGVIRTSTSDPLAADDIRYFTFGTRPRPDLLFVSDNTDESKYLKNALQPEELKRVGVLYYNITEVSTAQFARHTLPNFDAVVLINCRRPDPSLWSSLTSYVRSGGALFVVAGGGTSALDPARWRTPATDELLPGLPVTPITIRGDTGQLRIVENQHPIGRGILQYPEDQTALYLTPFYKCWTLDLTPDAQTLMILKAQIDYPVLIERRVGEGRVLMFASAVDYLTNGGQEWTDLPAEWVFVPFAEQIVQYLTGGSDQRHNFTVGTPVDISVPAAQRFSKYLVARPRLRQSGGTLSPEDTSLLITDADEPGQYQVRDTDDGVSFESAFSMNMIDAESDLTIMEDEALTEILGKDRYARVRDPEELQRAVRVGRLGVEVFPVLIGLLLLLFCAEHLMANFFYDGEPAPEESPAAAAAG comes from the coding sequence ATGACGCTGATCAATGCGCCGCTGATTTTCGGCCTGGTGCTGGCCGGTATTCCGGTCGTACTGCATCTGATCATGCGCGCTCGGCCGAAGAAGCTGGAATTCCCGGCGCTGCGGCTGTTGAAAGCCCGGCAGACGTCGAATTCGCGGCGCATGAGGCTTCGTCATCTGTTGCTGTTGCTGCTGCGAATCGTGGTGATTGCTGTCGCCGTGCTGGCACTGACTCGCCCTTCGCTTCCGCCGGCCAGGTATGGGCTGCGTCCGTGGGAATGGGCGGCGCTGGCAGTCGTTATCGGCGGCAGCGTCGGCTTTTATTACTGGAGATCCGGCCAGCTGGCCAGCACCTCGGCGGCATCGCACGTTGTCCGCGACCAGCGCGGGCGGCTGCGAACCTACTCCGTGCTCGGCGGACTGCTGGCGGCGCTGCTGCTGGTGGGTGTCCCGTGGGGATTTCGAGTTCAGGCGGAAATGACGTCGCCACGCGAAGACACGGCGGAAGACATCCCGGTTGCCGCCGTGTTTCTATTCGACGTCAGCGAAAGCATGTCGTATCGACACGAGAATCTGACCCGACTGGAACATGCTCAGCAGACGGCAGCCGCGCAGCTCAGCGTTCTGCCGACGGGAAGTCTGGCGGCGATCGTGTCGAATGCCGGCGACGACGAAGTGGTGTTTCAGGCCGACCTGGCGGGAACGCAGTCACGAATCGAATCGCTGGAAACCCGGTCCGTCACCGGCAGCCTGAACAGCATGATCAAGCGGGCCATCGAAGCACACGTCGATGATCGCCGGCGAGTTCAGCAGGATCTGGGCAGTACCGCAGGCGGCAGCGACTTGTTTTCGCGGGAAATCTATGTTCTGACCGACCTGTCCGTGACCGCCTGGCAGCAGCCCGACGAAAGCGGACTTCGGGATCTGCTGGTTCAGCACGACTGGCTGCAGATCTATCTGGTCGATGTCAGCGTGGAACAGCCCGTGAACGTGTCTCTGTCGAGTCTGCGCTTGTCCGAAGAATCGACGGTGGTCGGGCGGGATGTGTTCGCGTCCGTCACGGTTTCGGCCACGCCGTTCGCAGCACGCGAGGCGATCGTCGAAGCATTCACGATCAACAGTGAAGGCCGGGAAATTCCCATCGGCGCGCCGTCGATCGTGAACTTCACGGGCACGCCGCCTCAGGTGACGTTTCGCGTTCCGGCCAGCGCTGACGGCAGTTTTCAACAGGGAGTCATTCGCACTTCGACGTCCGATCCGCTTGCCGCCGATGACATTCGATACTTCACCTTCGGCACTCGACCCCGGCCCGATCTTCTGTTCGTGTCAGACAACACCGACGAAAGCAAATACCTGAAGAACGCCCTGCAGCCGGAAGAACTCAAGCGAGTCGGCGTGCTGTATTACAACATCACGGAAGTTTCCACAGCGCAGTTCGCGCGACACACGCTGCCCAACTTCGATGCCGTCGTTCTGATCAACTGCCGGCGCCCGGACCCGTCGCTGTGGTCGTCGCTGACGTCGTACGTCCGATCCGGCGGTGCGCTGTTTGTCGTGGCGGGGGGCGGAACGTCCGCTCTGGATCCTGCTCGCTGGCGGACACCCGCAACGGACGAACTTCTGCCGGGACTGCCGGTCACTCCCATCACGATTCGAGGCGACACGGGACAACTGCGAATTGTTGAAAATCAACACCCGATCGGTCGCGGCATCCTGCAGTACCCGGAAGACCAGACTGCCCTGTATCTGACTCCGTTCTACAAATGCTGGACTCTGGACCTGACGCCCGATGCGCAGACGCTGATGATTCTGAAAGCGCAGATTGACTATCCGGTACTGATTGAACGCCGCGTCGGCGAAGGTCGCGTGCTGATGTTTGCGTCGGCCGTCGATTACCTGACAAACGGCGGCCAGGAATGGACGGATCTGCCGGCCGAATGGGTGTTCGTCCCGTTCGCCGAGCAAATCGTCCAGTATCTGACCGGTGGCTCCGACCAGAGGCACAACTTCACGGTGGGTACTCCGGTTGACATCAGCGTCCCGGCGGCTCAGCGGTTTTCAAAATACCTGGTGGCCAGACCCCGGCTGCGACAGTCCGGCGGCACACTCAGTCCGGAAGACACGTCGCTGCTGATCACCGATGCCGATGAACCGGGGCAATATCAGGTCCGCGATACGGACGACGGCGTTTCCTTCGAATCCGCGTTTTCCATGAACATGATCGACGCCGAAAGCGACCTGACGATTATGGAAGACGAAGCTTTGACGGAGATTCTGGGGAAGGATCGATACGCTCGCGTCAGGGATCCGGAAGAACTGCAGCGGGCTGTTCGAGTCGGCCGGCTGGGCGTGGAAGTGTTTCCCGTGCTGATCGGTCTGTTGTTGCTGCTGTTCTGTGCCGAGCACCTGATGGCCAACTTCTTCTACGACGGTGAACCAGCGCCGGAGGAATCGCCGGCAGCCGCGGCGGCCGGATGA